The nucleotide sequence ATGCAGACGCGCCCCTGCCTTGTCACCGGTTCCGTCTCCTTGCGCGCCGCGATTGGTTGCGGATCGCTTCCACCGGATCTTCATCATCTGCCGGCGATAGATCGAATGGCCTTTTACCAAGGCGGATGACGTTGCGGATTACGCCCAGCCAGGCATCTCCGAACAACAGTGACAGCGCTATCGCCGTATAGACCATGAGAAAGAAGCCCGGGGCCGCGATCATGCCGTCATCGGCGACTTGGCATGTTGAGAGCTGGTTGCCGAGGTGTGCGATTACGACCAGCTCTGTTGACAGCAGGAGGGCTGCTGACACGCGAACCGCAATCACGTTGGCTTTGAACAGCCCTGTTCTCATGAAGTCGAACTTCGAGTAGATCGCCAGGACCAGCAGGGAAAGTAGCCATGGCCAGAGGAAGGCGCCTGGGTATTGTTCCTGGTTGCAGGTCATGGTGAGCATGAGCTCGCCCAGGGCGAACAGGATGTAGGCCGTTCCAGCCAGCAGGGCGGTCCGGAGGCATTTTACGAAGATCTGTTCGCCGGTTAGAGGCATGGGGCTCGTCCTTGAGGGTTGTTGCGGGTGTTGCTTGATCGCAGGCAGAGAAGCCTGTCTTCGGTTTGGATCATGCCCTATCGCGGTGGGGTGCAGGGTCGGCGGTCGACTGGGGTGCGACCCTACCGCGGGTGTTTCGGCGCCAGGAAGGGCGGCGCGCAGTCTGGCGTTACGTCAGGTCTGCGCCTGCGTCGCCTTCGGGTTCCAGCGCCTTTACCAGCACGGCGGCCTGGGTGCGGCTGTGGCATTCGAGCTTTTTGAGGATGGCGGTTACGTGCACCTTTACGGTGTTTTCGGCCAGGCCCAGTTCGTAGGCGATCTGCTTGTTGAGCAGACCGTCTGCCAGGGACAGCAGGACGCGGAACTGCTGCGGGGTGAGCTGGGCGAGGCGCGCTGCGAGCAGGGCGTCGGATTCGGAGCGCTCTGCGGCCATGGCGGGGAACCAGAGGCTGCCGTCGAGGACGGCGGCTACGGCCTGGCCGATGGTTTCTGCCGGGGCGGATTTCGGGATGAAGCCGGCGGCGCCGAACTGCTGGGCGCGGCGGATGACGCGGGGGTGGTCGTTGGAGGAGACGATGACCACCGGGATGTCCGGGTGCGAGCCTCGTACGTGGAGGAGTGAGGAGAAGCCCCGGGCGCCGGGCATGGTGAGGTCGAGGAGGACCAGTTCGATTTCGGCGTGCTGGTTCAATGCCGTTTCAAGCGCCTGCGCGCTGGCGACCTCGATGACCTGGACGGCCGGGAGGGCCTGGCGCAGGGAGTGGACCACGGCGGCGCGGAGTAGCGGGTGGTCGTCGGCCACGAGGATGGTGATTTCGCTCATGGGGGCATTGTAGGGGGCGTTTTGGGTTGGCGCTAAGGGCGGACACGCATGGCGTGTCACTACGTGGGTTTTTTGCCACCGGGGTATGAAAATGCCATCGTCGCGGCGTAGAGACACGCCATGCGTGTCCCGCGCGCAAATGAGCGCAGCAGACGCGCCCGGGGAGTCAGCGGGGCTGCGTACTGCCCTTCCAGGCATCCAGGAACTGGCGGCGTTTCAGGCCATCCAGGTAGACCAGCAACCCCGGGCCCAGCAGGATCGGGCGGTAGCTGCGCCCCGGCGTCGGGCTGCGCTGGTTGGGGAGGATCGACATGAGCCTGGCTTCACGGGATAGCACCTGCTGGCCTCGTGGAGACAGCAGATAGTCGAGGAAACGCCGCGCTTCGGTGGCGTTGTGGGCCGTGCGCGGTATGACGGCGGTGCGCAGGACCACCAGGGTGTAATCCTCCGGTTCAACGATGCCCAGTGGGGCACCTGCATCAATTCGTGCCTGCGCATACGAGCCAAGCACGTTGTACACCAGCGAGAGCTGGCCGCTGCTCACCTTGTCCAGCAACACGCCGGTGCGCTCTTCCAGCTGAACCTGGTTGTCGCCGAGCGCGCCCAGCAACGCGCCCGCCATGCTGCCGCGCTGGCCGTCCTGGGTGGCGAGCAGGTAGCCCACGCTGCTGCGCTCCACGTCGTAAGTGCCCACCTTGCCGGCCAACGGGGCATCCGGCGCACGCAGCAGTTCGAGCAGCTGGCTGCGGGTTCGGGGGACGCGGGCGGCAGGCAGGGTGCGGGTGTTGTAGACCATCGCCACCGGTTCGTAGCTGATGCCAAAGGCTTCATGCCGCCATTGCGCCCACGCGGGCAGTGCCTCGGTCTGCGGCGAACGGTGCGATAGCGCGTAGCCGTCGTTGACCAG is from Stenotrophomonas bentonitica and encodes:
- a CDS encoding ABC transporter substrate-binding protein; translation: MMRAVLLALLAVSAPALAAPGDIQRFPATGTATAELRIHGSTDIEVFSTVIADYQRLYPGTEVVYEDVITQDMYAQYLRERNRPDGPDMLISSGMDLQAKLVNDGYALSHRSPQTEALPAWAQWRHEAFGISYEPVAMVYNTRTLPAARVPRTRSQLLELLRAPDAPLAGKVGTYDVERSSVGYLLATQDGQRGSMAGALLGALGDNQVQLEERTGVLLDKVSSGQLSLVYNVLGSYAQARIDAGAPLGIVEPEDYTLVVLRTAVIPRTAHNATEARRFLDYLLSPRGQQVLSREARLMSILPNQRSPTPGRSYRPILLGPGLLVYLDGLKRRQFLDAWKGSTQPR
- a CDS encoding LuxR C-terminal-related transcriptional regulator → MSEITILVADDHPLLRAAVVHSLRQALPAVQVIEVASAQALETALNQHAEIELVLLDLTMPGARGFSSLLHVRGSHPDIPVVIVSSNDHPRVIRRAQQFGAAGFIPKSAPAETIGQAVAAVLDGSLWFPAMAAERSESDALLAARLAQLTPQQFRVLLSLADGLLNKQIAYELGLAENTVKVHVTAILKKLECHSRTQAAVLVKALEPEGDAGADLT